In Lineus longissimus chromosome 13, tnLinLong1.2, whole genome shotgun sequence, one genomic interval encodes:
- the LOC135498159 gene encoding uridine phosphorylase 1-like, giving the protein MSYVKNPHISTMEEDVLYHFALSTGTHDLKEMFGDVKFVCIGGSPTRMEKFAHFLVDELEYYLPAGQTLTDIAGATDRYAMYKVGPVLSVSHGMGIPSVSIMLHELIKLCHHAGCEDVQFFRLGTCGGLGLEPGTVVISEATVDALFRPALELHVLGKQVLRDADLDMVLAEEVLSCSGQEDDFKTILGKTMCTLDFYEGQGRLDGAFCDYTNADKMAFLRRAYDLGVRNIEMESLCFAAYTHHAGIKGAVICVTLLDRLKGDQVATPHNVLEQWQARPQEIISRYIRKQLGLND; this is encoded by the exons ATGAGCTACGTGAAGAATCCGCACATTTCCACCATGGAGGAAGACGTCCTCTACCATTTTGCTTTGAGCACCGGCACGCATGATCTCAAGGAAATGTTTGGTGATGTCAAG TTTGTCTGTATTGGAGGCAGCCCCACGAGGATGGAGAAGTTTGCTCACTTCTTGGTCGACGAGTTAGAATATTATCTCCCAGCTGGACAAACCCTGACAGACATTGCTGGAGCCACTGACAGATACGCTATGTATAAAGTTGGACCGGTGCTCTCTGTTAGT CATGGTATGGGTATTCCCTCTGTCTCTATCATGCTGCATGAACTCATCAAGTTGTGCCATCATGCTGGTTGCGAGGATGTCCAATTCTTCCGGCTGGGGACTTGTGGTGGTTTAG GTTTAGAGCCTGGAACTGTTGTCATCAGTGAAGCTACTGTGGATGCCCTCTTTAGGCCAGCTTTAGAACTA CATGTTTTAGGCAAGCAAGTTCTGCGTGATGCAGACTTAGACATGGTGTTAGCTGAGGAGGTCTTGTCATGTTCGGGTCAAGAGGACGACTTCAAAACAATACTCGGGAAGACGATGTGTACTCTAGACTTTTATGAAG GTCAAGGTCGTCTCGATGGTGCATTCTGTGACTATACAAATGCAGACAAAATGGCGTTCTTGCGACGAGCGTACGATCTTGGAGTGAGAAATATAGAAATGGAATCTCTTTGCTTTGCGGCATACACTCATCATGCTGGTATTAAAG GTGCTGTCATCTGCGTGACGTTACTCGACCGCCTAAAAGGGGATCAAGTGGCTACACCTCATAACGTACTAGAACAATGGCAAGCTCGGCCGCAAGAAATCATATCTCGTTATATTCGTAAACAGTTGGgtttaaatgattga